GTGTCATGtactttctctgttttaggacttaagactttttagccttgcttatattcatatggatgctaatgaatctgcACACATATACAAACTATATGAATGGATCAacggatgaatttagacaaggctagaaagtcttacaatatgaaatggagagagtaaatGCCTAATGTTAGGCATTACCACATCACTCCATGATTGGCTTCATCGATCTGTGTAGATGAATAGTTATTTGGGATCTGGATGACATCAATGTTAATGTCTAGGCGCACATACTAGCTGATGGGAAAAGAATGTGTGTCTAGTTACTACTGTCATGATCATTCCATGATTCACATTGCTCTGTAAGCTATCTCTGTTAAAGTAAAGACCTTAAACTATGGAACATTCCATTGAAACACAACTTGTTGATCAGTTATTTAACCAACTGAGCACATCCATAGGAATGTTTACTAAGCCATGCAGTTGCCACTTGCCACTTCATGAACTCTTATGTTACCTGATGAATCTCTACCTCTTTTTTCTGTAGCCTATATTGGTGTACATGTGTAAAGTGGATGGGAAGTTCAAATTTAGCCCAGTCAGTGTGAACTTCTTGACTGAGATTACAAAAATTATCTTTGCCATTATCATGCTATGTATCCAGGTATGTAAAATGTTCTATTGTTTCATCTACCGTGTTTGTTTATATCATTGTTCGCATCCTTGTTCTTTAGTTACTGTGAAATGCATTTTCTTCATGTACTGCTAAGCGAGTGGAATAAGGACTGTTTTTCACGTCATAAAACTTCATTACAGCATTGGTTACTAAAGAATTCTATTTCTATTAATTTCTTGGATATCATTGTCAAATTGGTTTCTGCCCTTTGCAGGCTAGGCGCGTAAAGGTGGGAGAGAAGCCATTTCTCACAGTTTCAACATTCATGCAGGTAATATGACCATCAAGTGTGCCATGCTTACTGATTGAATCTGGTCAATTCCTTGCTTGCTTTAAATCTCTAATTTGATTTTCTCCTTCAAAACCCACACAATTGAAGTACACGCTATTTGTTTTGAAGAAGGGTAGTGAATCCTCATTGCTTGGCAATATAGACCTCACGTCAATACATTATTATAGGACAACTTATTATTTGGCAGAAATCTCTGGAACTTCTGTACATAGCTATGTGTTACATGAAGTTTCTCTAATCATGAAAAGTTAGTGATTTTATCTGCCATCATAATTATTTCTTCACTTGGCAGGCTGCTCGCAACAATGTTCTTCTTGCAGTTCCTGCTCTTTTCTATGCTATCAACAATTACATGAAGTTTGTAATGCAGGTATATGATCATAAACACCTTGTAATTACAGACCATGTGGGGACTTTACCTTCTTTGAACCAAACTGTGCGATCTTGCTTTTGCGTACCTTCAATCTGGTACAGCTCTTCTAACCATTGACCCAATGTTTTGTGCAGCTATATTTTAATCCGGCAACAGTGAAAATGTTGGGTAATCTCAAGGTATGCTAtaccctcttttttttttttctcccaaaaTTATCTTAGTGTCTAGTAAATAGCTACATAATGTCAATGTTGGTGCACTCGCGCACATGTGCATTTGGACATGGACTGCCCATGttgttctaaaatagtttttaagcTCCTAATAGTCCCAGCCTTGTGGtatttttagttgattttCAGCATTTGTTGGAGTTTGGCAACGGAATAAGTTTTGACTATATTGGTAATAACACATTCTTATTTCTATAGGTTCTGGTGATTGCTGTACTCCTAAAAGTGATAATGAGGAGGCGTTTCTCCACAATTCAGGcaagtttggttttttaactaTCATCAGCCATGTTAACCAACTTTCAACATGCATTTCCCCACAAGattgcagttttttttatttaaaccaATTgcctacattttttttcgtcGCATCCATCTATTAATAtctaacttatatatatacatatgtttctTCAATGCTATGAACTTTGTGTAATTGACATCATGATATGGCATGTTGACAGTGGGAAGCACTTGCTCTTTTGTTAATTGGAATATCGGTTAATCAGCTAAAATCGCTGCCTGAAGGTTCTAGTGCACTTGGTCTTCCTGTTGCTGCTGGGGCTTACTtatacacaatattttttgtaagTTCTGTCTTTtggttaatttgttaattCCTTTATCTTGTACTTATTTTCGTCCTCTTATATCTGCTTAGTGCACAGTGTGCTCCTCAATTTAACATGTTGGTTTAGACTAGACTCCTGTGCAATgggcttttattttttaggagtTCTTTTCcataccccccccccctccctttTTTACACACAGCATAACAAAGACATTCTGGCAGTCAAGGGATTATGATACAATTATTCTGTATCTGGTCTGCTCCTCAGCTGCATCTAATTATAGACATGCAGACATTTGTCTTATTGATATAATGCTTGGGTTCTTATATGTTTTTCATTGAACCAGTGTTTACATTTAATCATATTGATTCATATGTTAAGTATATTGCACGGTAAGATGAATAACTTGTAGTATACTTCGACAGAGTAAGACAATAGGTTGTCAGCACATAGGATTAAACCAGTGCTTTTGAAGGCTTCacaagtttattttcatttggttgtgtattcaaaagtttttttttctatatagcAGAAAATCAGAAATAGACAACACAATCGAATGTTTCATACTAAACATTTTTTGCACAATCAGGTAACAGTTCCTGCACTGGCTTCAGTTTACAATGAAAAGGCTCTGAAAAGCCAGTTTGATACCAGTATATATCTTCAGGTATGACCATATGCATATGTTTCGTTTTGCtagttatttacttatcctgcTGTACACCATGTGCATGGTGCTACTAGATGATAATGTCCTAACTCCTAAACTGTCAGCCTACCATGCTTATACGTTTGTTTATCTCTCCTAAAGCTATTTTTTGGGGGACGCAATGATTGTCATCTCATGTTTGCAGAACTTATTTCTGTATGGATATGGTgcaatatttaatttctttggGCTTGTGATCACTGCCATCATCCAAGGTAATTGTTGAGAACGCATGTCTCATGAGAAGAAACACACTTTTTGCATAAGTCTCCAAATTTTCTGCTGTGATCTGCTGTCAATAACTTTACTTTTAATTACTAGTAGCCCCATGCCAGCTTGTATTTTGACAGGTTACTGACTTGGTTAATTTAGTCCTGTTGTGTTATATATCTTGACATCTCGGTATATACAGTTTaatagatcaaaataaaacatttcaaTAGTTTAATTAATGGAATCactttcttcttgtttttcattttgtgACAATTATTCAATCAACTATGCTTTTGGGATGTTATGTCTAGAGACTATGCACAAAGAAACGTCATCTTGTTCTCTGGCATCATATTTATTGACTATTTGACTTCTACAATGCCAGTATAGCTACgtacttttctttatttcttgtgTGGCATGCACTGATGGTGCTATAAGAATCACTTATATGTTATTTTGGCCAGGGCCTAGTAGCTTTAATATTCTGGAAGGGCATTCAAAGGCCACAATGTTTCTTATTTGCAACAATGCTGCCCAGGGCATACTTTCGTCatttttcttcaaatatgCAGGTATTTACCAGCCCCTGCAAAAAAAACTCCCTTTGACTCAATGTTGAAATGGTACTTTGTATACTCATATATCCTTGAAGTCTGTTATGGTACATCTTCAGTGATTAATAGGCTGAATCtgctttatttgtttttgttctaTGTCTGGTAAGTGAATTGCTGTAACATTTAAGCACAATAATGCTGACTGCAGATACAATATTGAAGAAGTACTCATCAACAATTGCCACAATCTTCACTGGAGTAGCATCTGCTGTGTTGTTTGGTCATAGTCTGACCATAAATTTTGTTCTTGCCATATCGGTAGTAATTATATCTATGCATCAGGTAGCCTCTTTTCTGATTAACTAATACTGATTTTCCATGGCACTACATATTTACATGtttctatcattttttttaatttcagtaTCTCTCAAACCAAATTAAGGATGATGTTCCAAGCAGTAAAATCGAGATGCCTGATTCGCATGAGCACAGGTTTGGATTCTTTACActatatatagaaacattGTAGTTTGTCACTGCTGAAGTTTCATGTCATGATCTACCTTCAGTAGAAATTCATTACTATTTGTTTAGTGACAGCAAACTTGCAGTTCATGCTGATGCATTTTAGTGTATTTCCATGACTGTCTAGtaatatatttaagtttttgaTGGATGTCTTGTTCCTCAGATCGAAGGAATCTGTAGTCGTTAACGTGTCTGATTCTATCGCAAGTGAGGTAACTGTTCGCTACATCAAATCCAAAGCTATCTGCTCTATTT
This is a stretch of genomic DNA from Oryza brachyantha chromosome 1, ObraRS2, whole genome shotgun sequence. It encodes these proteins:
- the LOC102711207 gene encoding CMP-sialic acid transporter 3, with the protein product MSGEVECRVCHAKVPVPVAAAAAVSKAYDSHRSTVSSRQRALNVLLVSGDCVLAGLQPILVYMCKVDGKFKFSPVSVNFLTEITKIIFAIIMLCIQARRVKVGEKPFLTVSTFMQAARNNVLLAVPALFYAINNYMKFVMQLYFNPATVKMLGNLKVLVIAVLLKVIMRRRFSTIQWEALALLLIGISVNQLKSLPEGSSALGLPVAAGAYLYTIFFVTVPALASVYNEKALKSQFDTSIYLQNLFLYGYGAIFNFFGLVITAIIQGPSSFNILEGHSKATMFLICNNAAQGILSSFFFKYADTILKKYSSTIATIFTGVASAVLFGHSLTINFVLAISVVIISMHQYLSNQIKDDVPSSKIEMPDSHEHRSKESVVVNVSDSIASEAKHRHGTDERQPLLPV